In Macadamia integrifolia cultivar HAES 741 chromosome 13, SCU_Mint_v3, whole genome shotgun sequence, one DNA window encodes the following:
- the LOC122059767 gene encoding ABC transporter C family member 3-like produces MVAFEQTNIDMSIWTLFSQSSATIFLDGFSATSHLTLLLVLSMFWAYKRHTMPTFENPKPVLKNTYFLHYWLVFISCLGLAFYHLFLWLLIYFSGYRHGWPNLNVVAQLDFTFRTLSWFVISAYLHFQFSHSREHMFPILLRIWWAFYFLLSSIYLGTHFSLHWKNRYLPSLLWVSDAISIIAGLFLCYVGLFGKEQEDEDFHLLEPLLKNSFNPSNGDNIKESNYVGEGVTPYANASVLSIFTFTWMDPLLALGCKKTLNLEDVPQLANCDSAKVVFAHFRNKLESDGNDRGSVGQINTIKLVKALILSAWKEILWTTLFSIIHTLASYIGPCLIKAFIQYLNSPHQLKYKGYMLVFVFFLSKLITSLSERHLFFQLRKMGNKVRAALLATIYKKVLRLSSQSKWDHNSGENINLISVDAERIGFFSWYLHNIWRVPLQIVLALLILYESLRLASLVAFVATMILMLANIPLGKLQKRFQEKLMDSKDRRMKVTSEALKNMRILKLHAWEMKFLTKIIKLRNLETKWLKKLLYSSALIGSIYMSAPMFVSIVTFGFCVLMEIPLESWKILSALATFNILRGPIYNLPDTISMIVQTKVSLDRVISFLCLNDLHPNIVHTLPKDYIEIAVEIVNGNFSWDLQSPNLTLKDLNFRVYHGMRVAICGSIGSGKSSLISCILGEVPKVSGSIKLNGTKAYVPQSPWIQSGKIVDNILFGKEMDKDKYEIILEACSLKKDIELLAFGDQTIIGDKGVNLSGGQKQRIQIARALYHDADIYLLDDPFSAVDAHTGTHLFKECLLGILGSKTVIYITHQIEFLSFADLILVMRDGKITQAGKYEEILSSGTDFMDLVSPHKKALAELNSIKCGTTLDYLVNDEKDDDSMLYSEKSIQDDKERESKNHKTEDLVRPKEQLVQEEKRENGGVSFAFYWKYVTTTYKGAFVPFILLAEILSQLLRIISSYWMVLATPVSEEMKPHFKGSTIIFVYVALTLGSSLFELIRTMLTVTTGYKTATQLFNKMHLCIYRAPMSFFDSTPSGRILNRASIDQSAVDTSIPRSFEELLISIIGFLGSIAVMSQVSWQMLIVFIPMSLACIWYQH; encoded by the exons ATGGTTGCTTTTGAACAAACAAATATTGATATGAGTATTTGGACATTATTTTCGCAATCTTCTGCAACCATTTTTCTGGATGGGTTTTCTGCTACTTCACATCTAACATTGTTATTAGTCTTATCCATGTTTTGGGCTTACAAGAGACACACGATGCCTAcctttgaaaatccaaaaccGGTTTTGAAGAATACATACTTTTTACATTATTGGTTAGTCTTTATATCTTGCTTGGGTCTAGCTTTCTATCATCTTTTCCTATGGTTGTTAATATACTTCTCTGGGTATAGACATGGTTGGCCTAACCTAAATGTTGTTGCACAATTGGATTTTACATTCAGAACACTCAGCTGGTTTGTGATATCTGCTTACTTGCACTTCCAGTTTTCTCACTCGAGAGAGCATATGTTTCCCATTCTACTAAGAATTTGGTGGGCCTTCTACTTCCTATTGTCTAGCATTTATCTTGGTACACATTTTAGTTTGCATTGGAAGAATCGGTACTTACCATCCTTATTATGGGTCTCTGACGCTATATCCATTATTGCTGGTTTGTTTTTGTGCTATGTTGGGTTATTTGGCAAAgagcaagaagatgaagatttccATCTTTTAGAGCCTCTATTGAAAAATAGTTTTAATCCAAGTAATGGTGACAATATAAAAGAATCAAATTATGTTGGAGAGGGTGTAACTCCTTATGCAAATGCCAGTGTTCTTAGTATTTTTACTTTCACTTGGATGGACCCTTTACTTGCACTCGGATGTAAAAAAACGCTGAACcttgaagatgttcctcaacTTGCCAATTGTGATAGTGCCAAGGTGGTCTTTGctcattttagaaataaacttgAATCTGATGGTAATGATAGAGGTAGTGTTGGTCAGATAAACACAATCAAGCTAGTGAAAGCATTGATTCTTTCAGCATGGAAAGAAATTCTATGGACGACTCTGTTCTCCATTATACACACATTGGCTTCTTATATTGGACCATGCCTTATTAAAGCCTTTATCCAGTATCTCAATAGCCCTCaccaattaaaatataaagGCTATATGTTAgtgtttgttttctttctttcaaagctTATAACAAGCCTCTCAGAGAGACACTTATTCTTTCAATTGCGAAAGATGGGAAATAAAGTCCGTGCTGCCTTGTTAGCAACAATCTATAAGAAGGTTCTCAGGCTTTCAAGCCAATCAAAGTGGGACCATAATAGTGGGGAGAACATTAATTTGATAAGTGTTGATGCTGAAAGGATTGGCTTCTTTAGCTGGTATTTGCACAATATATGGAGGGTGCCTCTTCAAATTGTTTTAGCATTATTGATCTTATACGAGAGTCTTAGGCTCGCTTCACTTGTGGCTTTTGTTGCTACAATGAttttgatgttagcaaatattcCACTCGGAAAATTACAGAAAAGATTTCAAGAAAAATTGATGGATTCAAAGGATCGAAGGATGAAGGTGACATCTGAAGCTTTGAAGAATATGAGGATTCTCAAGCTCCATGCCTGGGAGATGAAGTTCTTGACTAAGATAATTAAACTCAgaaatttggaaacaaaatgGTTAAAAAAGTTACTTTATTCATCGGCTCTTATTGGCTCTATTTACATGTCTGCTCCCATGTTTGTATCTAttgttacttttggattttgtgtACTTATGGAAATTCCGCTAGAGTCATGGAAGATTTTGTCAGCACTTGCAACATTTAATATATTGCGAGGGCCCATTTATAATCTCCCAGACACAATTTCTATGATAGTTCAGACTAAAGTTTCGCTCGATAGGGTAATCTCATTCCTTTGTCTCAATGATCTTCATCCGAATATAGTTCATACGCTTCCAAAAGATTATATCGAGATTGCAGTTGAAATAGtcaatgggaatttttcttggGACCTTCAATCTCCTAATCTCACACTAAAAGATCTCAATTTTCGAGTATACCATGGTATGAGGGTGGCTATTTGTGGTTCTATTGGGTCAGGAAAGTCAAGTCTAATTTCATGCATATTGGGGGAAGTTCCAAAGGTATCTGGATCTATTAAGTTGAATGGGACAAAGGCCTATGTTCCACAATCACCTTGGATACAGAGTGGCAAGATAGTAGATAATATATTGTTTGGTAAAGAGATGGACAAAGACAAGTATGAGATAATCCTTGAAGCATGTTCATTGAAGAAGGACATAGAATTATTAGCCTTTGGGGACCAGACTATCATAGGTGACAAGGGGGTCAACCTTAGTGGTGGACAAAAACAAAGAATCCAAATTGCACGTGCTTTGTACCATGATGCTGATATTTATCTACTTGATGATCCCTTTAGTGCAGTGGATGCTCACACAGGAACTCATCTATTTAAG GAGTGCTTGCTGGGAATTTTGGGTTCAAAAACGGTAATTTATATTACCCATCAAATAGAGTTTTTATCTTTTGCTGATCTTATCCTG GTTATGAGAGATGGAAAAATTACCCAAGCAGGTAAGTATGAAGAAATTCTTAGTTCAGGAACCGATTTTATGGATTTAGTGAGTCCACATAAGAAAGCTTTGGCAGAACTTAATTCTATCAAATGTGGGACTACTTTGGATTATTTAGTTAATGATGAGAAAGATGATGATAGTATGTTATATAGTGAGAAGTCTATTCAAGATGATAAGGAAAGAGAATCCAAAAATCACAAAACAGAAGATCTAGTAAGGCCAAAAGAGCAACTTgttcaagaagaaaagagggaaaatggtGGAGTTAGTTTTGCATTCTACTGGAAGTATGTTACCACTACATATAAAGGGGCTTTTGTACCATTTATACTGTTAGCAGAAATCCTTTCTCAGCTTCTCCGAATAATTAGCAGTTATTGGATGGTGTTGGCTACTCCCGTTTCAGAGGAAATGAAACCCCATTTTAAAGGATCCACTATCATCTTTGTTTATGTTGCTTTGACCCTTGGAAGCTCTCTTTTTGAACTTATAAGGACTATGCTCACAGTAACTACTGGATATAAGACAGCCACTCAGCTCTTCAACAAAATGCATTTGTGCATTTACCGTGCTCCTATGTCATTTTTTGATTCTACTCCAAGTGGAAGGATTCTAAATCGG GCATCCATAGATCAAAGTGCAGTTGATACTTCTATTCCACGTTCCTTTGAAGAACTTCTAATTTCAATCATTGGATTCTTAGGATCCATTGCAGTAATGTCACAGGTTTCATGGCAGATGTTAATAGTTTTTATTCCAATGTCTTTGGCATGCATATGGTACCAG CATTGA